Below is a window of Campylobacter concisus DNA.
TTTTCGATTATTTCAGAGTTTAAAATTAAAAATGTTTTAACAATAATTTTGTTACAATCACGCAAAATTCTAAATCCAAGGTAAATTAATGAAAGATTTGTTTCTATTTTCAAATTTCCTAAATAGCTCCCACGCCTTTATCTATGCGTTTCACTTTCTGCTTGTAGCTTTGATTGTTATCATAGTTGCTTATATAGCAAGGAGTAAGATGCAGCTTGTACCAAGAGGTCTTCAAAATATAGTTGAAGCTTATTTGGAGGGTGTTATATCGATGGGAAGAGATACTTTAGGTAGTGAAAAACTAGCAAGGAAATATCTCCCACTTGTTGCAACTATCGGTTTTATCGTATTTTTTTCAAATGTTGTAGGTATTATTCCTGGATTTGAGTCACCAACATCAAGTCTAAATTTAACTCTAGTTTTGGCTTTAGTTGTATTTGTTTATTACAACTTTGAGGGCATTAGAGAAAATGGATTTTTCAAATACTTTGGGCACTTTATGGGGCCGAATAAATTTCTAGCTCCTATTATGTTTCCAGTTGAAGTCATCTCGCATCTTTCACGTGTAGTTTCGCTATCATTTCGTCTTTTTGGTAACATCAAAGGCGATGATTTGTTCTTACTTGCGATGCTTACACTTGCGCCTTGGTTTGCTCCACTTCCAGCTTTTGCGCTTCTAACGCTTATGGCTGTTTTGCAAACATTTATCTTTATGATGCTAACTTACGTTTATCTAGCTGGTGCCGTTGCTATTAGTGAGCACGAGCATTAAAATTTAAAGCCATATTTTTATATGGCTTTTACTTTTTAAAATTCTTTAAATTTCTAAATCACCTTCTTTATTTTCCAGTCAAAACGCTCATTTTTAGATATTTTAAAAGAAAGTATCGCTAAAATACGCCTTAAAAATTTGCATAAATTTAAAGGTAAAAATATGTTTGAAGTCGTTATAGGTTTAGAAGTTCACACTCAGCTTAATACAAAAACTAAAATTTTCTGCTCTTGCTCAACTAGCTTCGGAGACGAGGCGAATACTCACGTTTGTCCGACCTGCCTAGCGCTTCCTGGAGCGCTACCTGTGCTAAACAAAGAAGCTGTCAAAAAAGCAATTAGCTTTGGCACGGCGATAAACGCTAAGATAAATAAAAAATCAGTCTTTAATAGAAAAAACTACTTCTACCCAGACCTTCCAAAGGCATATCAAATTTCCCAGTTTGAGATCCCTATCGTAGAAGGTGGCGAGCTAATAATCGACGTAAATGGTACTAAAAAACGTATCGGTGTAACAAGAGCACACCTTGAAGAGGACGCTGGAAAGAACATCCATGAAGAAACCGAGAGTCTGGTTGATCTAAACAGAGCCGGCACGCCACTTCTTGAGATAGTTAGTGAGCCAGATCTTAGAAGCAGTGATGAGGCGGTGGCTTATCTTAAAAAATTGCACTCAATCCTTCGCTTTTTAAATATAAGTGATGCGAATATGCAAGAGGGTAGCTTTCGCTGCGATGCAAACGTCTCTATCCGTCCAAAAGGCGACACCAAACTTTATACAAGAGTCGAGATAAAAAACCTAAACTCATTTAAATTTATCCAAAAAGCGATCGATTACGAGGTGGAGCGCCAAAGTGCAGCGTGGGAGGATGGCAAATACGATGAAGAGGTCTATCAAGAGACAAGGCTATTTGACACGACAAATTTAGTGACAAGATCAATGCGTGGCAAAGAGGATAGTGCGGAGTATAGATACTTCCCTGATCCTGACTTGCTGCCTGTTGAAGTGTCAGAGCAGATGTATAACGAAGCGATAAAAATTCCAGAGCTTGCCGAGCAAAAGGTCGCAAGATATGTTAGCGAGCTAGGCGTAAAAGAGAGTGATGCACTAAATTTAACCCAAAGTGTTGAGATGGCTAGATATTTTGAAGAGCTGATCGCTGCTGGAATTCAACCAAAGCTTGCTACTACATGGCTCATAGTCGAGCTTCTTGGCCGCTTAAATAACGGCGTAACGATCGAGACTAGCCCAGTTAATAGTACCAAAATGATAAATTTACTAAAACGTATAGAAGATGGCACGATAAGCGGCAAGGCTGCAAAAGAGGTTCTGGACTACCTAATGGAAAATGATGCGGACGTCGATAGCGTCATCGAAAAGCTTGGTTTAAAACAAGTGAGCGACGACTCAGCTATCATCGCGATCATAGATCAAATTTTGGCTGCAAACGCCGACAAGGTCGAAGAGTATAAAAACGGCAAAGATAAGATGTTTGGATTCTTTGTCGGTCAGGTGATGAAAGAGGGCAAGGGTGCATTTAATCCAGGCAAGGTCAATGAGCTTTTAAAGGCTAAAATAGGCTAAAAAAGGGCTAAAATGAGCATAGCAGTCATCGGAGCTGGCAAGTGGGGCAGTGCGCTATTTCACGCTTTTAGTGAAAATAACGAGTGCGTCATCAGCTCAAGAACGCCAAGAGACATGCCAAATTTTGTAAGATTAGAAGAGGCTTTGGAGTGCGAATACCTAGTCTGCACAATCCCAACGCAAGCTACAAATTTATGGCTAAAGCAAAACTACAAAAACAAAGGTCAAAAGATCCTAGTCGCCAGCAAGGGCATAGACACGGCAAATCTCAAATTTCTAAATGAAATTTATGAAGACTTTGTTGATAGAGAAAATTTGGCCTTTCTTTCAGGGCCGACCTTTGCAAAAGAGATCATGCAAAAGCTACCTTGCGCTTTGGTGGTAAATTCTAAAAATGAAAATTTAGCTTTGAAATTTGCTTCATTTTTCCCAAGCTATATGAAAGCCTACACCTCAGATGACGTGATCGGCGCTGAAGTGTGTGGGGCGTATAAAAACGTGATCGCCATAGCTGGCGGCATCTGTGACGGCCTTGGTCTTGGTAACAACGCAAGAGCAAGCCTAATTTCACGTGGGCTTGTCGAGATGGCTAGATTTGGCAAATTTTTTGGCGCAAAAGATGAGACATTTATGGGGTTAAGCGGCGCAGGTGATCTTTTCTTGACTGCTTCATCGATACTCTCTCGCAACTACCGCGTAGGTCTTGGCATCGCAAGGCACGAGAGATTAGAAAAAATTTTAAATGAGCTTGGCGAAGTGGCTGAGGGCGTCGATACTGCAAAGGCTATTAGCAAGATCGCCAAAGAAAAGGGTATATATGTGCCGATCGCTAGCGAGGTTGAAAATATGCTAAATGGCAAAGACGTTTTTGAGAGTGTCAAATCGCTTTTGGGAAGAAGATGAGAGCTTTAAAATTTATACTTTTTGTGTCCATTTTTGCTCTGGAGCTTAATGGCGCAGAAGTGAGCCTAAGAGCTAAGGTCTCGCAGATGATAATGGTTGGCTTTAATGGAGCTAGCACAAAGGACGCTGCGTTTCGTGCGATGCTAAGCGATGCTGGATATGAGAGGTTTGGCGGTGTGATGCTACTTGGCAGAAACGTGACTAGCAAAGCCCAGTTAAAAGCTAGCATAAAAGCTATCAAAGAGAAAAGTCCTAAAATTTTCATCGCTATCGACGAAGAGGGTGGCAACGTAAGCCGTATGAAGGATAAGAGCTTTGATGGCCCATATCCTAGCGCATACGAGGTCGCAAGCACGCTTGATATCAAAAGCGCATACGATCTCTACTCAAAAATGGCTATAAATTTAAAAGAGTGCGGCATAAATTTAAATTTCGCCCCAGTGGTCGATCTACATGACGAAAACTCGCCGATCATCGCTGCTAAGCAAAGGGCGTTTAGCGAGTATGCAAGCAAGGTTGTGATCTACGCTGATGCTTTTATGGACGCATTTAAAGAGCAGGGCATCCTAACAACACTTAAGCACTTCCCAGGACATGGCAGCTCAAAAGAGGACTCGCATAAAAATAAGAGCGAAGTCACGCTAAGTAAAGATGCGCTGCTACCATATAAAGACGCCATAAGCACTGGTAGAGCGCAGATCATCATGGTCGGGCACCTTTTTGTAAAAGGCATAGACGAGGATAACCCAGCCACACTTTCTAAAAAAATAATAACCGATCTCTTACGAAATGAGCTTAAATTTAATGGCGTGGTTATCAGCGATGATATGCTAATGAAAGGCGTTGGCGACGAAGCTTTAGCGCAAAAAGTGGTGAAATTTATAAACGCTGGTGGCGACATCTTGCTCTTTAGCGAGTTCAAGATAAATAACCAAAGAACGGCCGATCTAGTCGCTCAAATCATAGTCGATGCAGTAAACGAGAAAAAGATCAGCAAAGAGCGAATCGATGCTTCATATAAGAGGATAATGGCTCTAAAAGCGAAGCTTTAATGGTTGCTCTGATGAGTTGCAATCCACTTATTAAGAAATAGAAAATTAGAGTGGAATTTTAAGAGACTTTAAAAAGTACTTTAGACTAGTAAATTTCTAGCAATCTCGTCTTTTTCTAAATCAAAGTATAAAACATTAAGCCACATATTGTTTTCATATCTAAATTTCATAGCTTTTTGGTCAACACCACTTATTCTTGGGTAGACAAGATAAAGCCTACCGCACTCGTATTTCTTACCGTAAGCGTAGAGTTGATATAGGTCGGCTTGTGAGATATCATCTCTTGACTTAACTATCTTCCATTTTGTGTCGGCTATAAATTTGCTTTCTAAAAATATGTCAGGCCTTAGTCTAAAGCCCTTTGGCTCTTCTACTAGGTGTTTTTCGGAGTGTTGCAAGCTAACATCTGCACGCTTTTTCTTTATAAAATTTCCGACATAGCTTTCAAAAAGCGTATTCATATCAAACAGCAAAGCAAAAGCTACATCGCTACCTCTATACGGGCTAAACGACTTATTTTGTAAAAATATCTTACTCCATAAAAGCGCTTGCTCATAGTGTTTTGTTTGGCGATTTAGTTTTAATCGGCTAAAGTCTGCGTTTATATCGGAGCTAGATAAAATTTCATCAAAGATAAATAAATATTCCCTAATAAGCCGTTGATTTTTGCTTGATTTTGAGTGCCTGTATAAAAACTCGAGCGTACTTTTTATGAGGCGATTTTCGGCTCTATCTATGGAAAATTCCTGATAGCAAACGTAAAATCTCTCTTTATGGATGAT
It encodes the following:
- a CDS encoding F0F1 ATP synthase subunit A, whose translation is MKDLFLFSNFLNSSHAFIYAFHFLLVALIVIIVAYIARSKMQLVPRGLQNIVEAYLEGVISMGRDTLGSEKLARKYLPLVATIGFIVFFSNVVGIIPGFESPTSSLNLTLVLALVVFVYYNFEGIRENGFFKYFGHFMGPNKFLAPIMFPVEVISHLSRVVSLSFRLFGNIKGDDLFLLAMLTLAPWFAPLPAFALLTLMAVLQTFIFMMLTYVYLAGAVAISEHEH
- the gatB gene encoding Asp-tRNA(Asn)/Glu-tRNA(Gln) amidotransferase subunit GatB — protein: MFEVVIGLEVHTQLNTKTKIFCSCSTSFGDEANTHVCPTCLALPGALPVLNKEAVKKAISFGTAINAKINKKSVFNRKNYFYPDLPKAYQISQFEIPIVEGGELIIDVNGTKKRIGVTRAHLEEDAGKNIHEETESLVDLNRAGTPLLEIVSEPDLRSSDEAVAYLKKLHSILRFLNISDANMQEGSFRCDANVSIRPKGDTKLYTRVEIKNLNSFKFIQKAIDYEVERQSAAWEDGKYDEEVYQETRLFDTTNLVTRSMRGKEDSAEYRYFPDPDLLPVEVSEQMYNEAIKIPELAEQKVARYVSELGVKESDALNLTQSVEMARYFEELIAAGIQPKLATTWLIVELLGRLNNGVTIETSPVNSTKMINLLKRIEDGTISGKAAKEVLDYLMENDADVDSVIEKLGLKQVSDDSAIIAIIDQILAANADKVEEYKNGKDKMFGFFVGQVMKEGKGAFNPGKVNELLKAKIG
- a CDS encoding NAD(P)H-dependent glycerol-3-phosphate dehydrogenase, which encodes MSIAVIGAGKWGSALFHAFSENNECVISSRTPRDMPNFVRLEEALECEYLVCTIPTQATNLWLKQNYKNKGQKILVASKGIDTANLKFLNEIYEDFVDRENLAFLSGPTFAKEIMQKLPCALVVNSKNENLALKFASFFPSYMKAYTSDDVIGAEVCGAYKNVIAIAGGICDGLGLGNNARASLISRGLVEMARFGKFFGAKDETFMGLSGAGDLFLTASSILSRNYRVGLGIARHERLEKILNELGEVAEGVDTAKAISKIAKEKGIYVPIASEVENMLNGKDVFESVKSLLGRR
- a CDS encoding glycoside hydrolase family 3 N-terminal domain-containing protein, with product MRALKFILFVSIFALELNGAEVSLRAKVSQMIMVGFNGASTKDAAFRAMLSDAGYERFGGVMLLGRNVTSKAQLKASIKAIKEKSPKIFIAIDEEGGNVSRMKDKSFDGPYPSAYEVASTLDIKSAYDLYSKMAINLKECGINLNFAPVVDLHDENSPIIAAKQRAFSEYASKVVIYADAFMDAFKEQGILTTLKHFPGHGSSKEDSHKNKSEVTLSKDALLPYKDAISTGRAQIIMVGHLFVKGIDEDNPATLSKKIITDLLRNELKFNGVVISDDMLMKGVGDEALAQKVVKFINAGGDILLFSEFKINNQRTADLVAQIIVDAVNEKKISKERIDASYKRIMALKAKL
- a CDS encoding McrC family protein, coding for MTKYLIEFEKFRPEDNQDLFNAVDAFTRENFATVEFLKPGRDKKSDFLQAQNYVGIIQTKSGDSLEILPKIHDNDNGNNKEAVENSKRILLRMLKTLKNHPFKNINIANLKSLNLPLLEIFILMFLDEVSKLIKIGIKSDYVELEDNLKFLKGKLKISEQIRKNIIHKERFYVCYQEFSIDRAENRLIKSTLEFLYRHSKSSKNQRLIREYLFIFDEILSSSDINADFSRLKLNRQTKHYEQALLWSKIFLQNKSFSPYRGSDVAFALLFDMNTLFESYVGNFIKKKRADVSLQHSEKHLVEEPKGFRLRPDIFLESKFIADTKWKIVKSRDDISQADLYQLYAYGKKYECGRLYLVYPRISGVDQKAMKFRYENNMWLNVLYFDLEKDEIARNLLV